The Streptomyces sp. JB150 genomic interval AGCCCTTCGTGCCGGCCGGAGCGCCGGATCTCGACGCCCTGCGGCGGGCCGCCGCAGGGTGCCGGGGGGTGTCCGCTGTATCGCGATGCCACGCAGACCGTGTTCGGGGCGGGTGGCGCGGACGCGCGGGTCATGCTCGTCGGTGAGCAGCCCGGGGACCGCGAGGACCGCGAGAGGCGGCCGTTCGTCGGGCCCGCGGGGAAGCTGCTGGACCGGGCGCCGGCCGAGGCCGGGATCGATCCCGGTGAGGCCTACGTCACCAACGCGGTGAAGCACTTCACGTTCACGCGGGCGGAACCGCGCAAGCGGCGCATCCACAAGGCGCCGAGTCCGCGCGAGACGAGCGCCTGCGGGCCGTGGCTGGGCGCGGAGCCGGCGCTGGTCGGACCGGAGCTGATCGTCGTGCTCGGCGCCACCGCGGGCAAGGCGCTGCTCGGGTCGTCCTTCCGGGTGGGCGAGGTGCGCGGGACGGTGCTGGAGCGGGAGATCCACGGGCACCCGCAGCGGCTGGTGCCGACCGTGCACCCGCCGTCGGTGCTGCGCGCGGACGACCGCGAGGGGGCGTACGAGGGGCTGGTGGCCGATCTGAAGGTGGCCGCGCGCGTACTGGCGTAGCCGTCAGAGGGAGTACGCCCTCGTGGGCAGGTGTCGTAGCGGGGGAGCGGACCGTCACCGGCAGCTTGGCGTAATGGGTAGCATCGCTGCATGGCCCTTACCTTCACGCTCGATCCCGCCGTCACCCCCGAGCTGCGTGACGGCATCCTCGACCTGTGGACCGATGTCTCCAACGCGGGCGGAGCCGTCGGCTTCGTGCCGCCGGTGGAGCGCGAGACGGTCCGGCCGGAGCTGGTGAGGCACCTCGTGGCGATGGCGGAGGGCCGGGCCCGGCTGCTCGTCGGGCACGACGAGGAGGGGCGGGTCGCCGCCACCGCCTTCTTCCACTTCAACACCCACCGGCTGATGGCCCACTGGGCGTGGCTCTACACGGTGATGGTGCACCCCCGGCACCAGGGCAAGGGGTACGGCCGTGACCTGCTGGCCGCCGCGGAGGGTGCCGCGCGCGGCTTCGACGGGATCGAGGCGATCCGGCTGACCTGCCGGGGCGGGCTCGGCCTGGAGCGGTTCTACGGCTCCTGCGGCTACAAGGAGGTGGGCCGCGTGCCCGCCGCGATCCGGGTGGCGCCGGGCGACGACCGCGACGACGTGATCATGCTGCTGCCGCTGGGCTGACCCCCGTACAAGATCGGCATCCTGGCGTGCTTCACTGGACGCCGGCCCCTATGGGAATCGGAAGAGTGGATTGAGATGCTCCGGTACACGCTGATGCGCCTCGGGATCTTCGCGGGCTGCCTGCTGGTCGTCTGGGGCCTCGTCTACTCGGGTATCGCCCCGCGCGGTCTCGGCGCCTCCAACGGCCTGTGGGTCGTGCTGCTCGCGCTGGTGATCTCCGCGCCGATCAGCTTCGTCGTGCTGCGCGGCGAGCGGGACCGGGCGTCCGAGCAGATCGTGCGCAAGGTCGACCGGCTGAAGGCCGGCTTCGAGGCCGACCGCAGTCAGGAGGACCGCGCGGACGACGCGGCCCGCGCCCAGGGGCAGACGTCGTAAGACGCGTCACGTCCACGGCCGCCCCGGTTTCCGAAACCCCTGGAAACCGGGGCGATTTGCATTGTGAGGGTCATATTCCCCCTGTGCCTCTCAAAGTAAGGCTTTGAGGTTCCCAAAGTTCAGGTGTTACGGTCATCGGCATGAAGCCAGCAGTCGTGTCCGTCGACGCGCCGCCCCGCAGCGTTCCGCTCGTGGCCCGTCTGCACGTGGACCTCTGCCGGTGCGCCTCCGCCGGCTGTCCCCGCTGACGCATTCCGCCGCGCACCCCTTCCCTCTTTCCCCGGAGCATGTCCGTGTCCGCGAACACGAAGTCCTTCAAGCTGCCCTTCTGGGCCCAGATACTCGCCGGCCTCGTCCTCGGCGTCGGCCTCGGCTGGCTCGCCCGCAGCCAGGACGTGTCCTGGCTGGTCACCACCCTGGAGAAGACCGGCGGCATCTTCGTCGGGCTGCTGAAGCTCGCCGTCGCCCCGCTCGTCTTCTTCGCGATCCTCGTCTCGATCACCAACCTGCGGAAGGTCAACAACGCCGCACGGCTGGCCGGCCGCACCCTCCTCTGGTTCATGATCACCTCGCTGATCGCGGTGGCCATCGGCCTCGCCATCGGCCTGGTCACCAACCCCGGCGCCGGCACCGGTCTGACCCCGAAGGACGGTGAGCTGCCGGAGAAGACCGGCTCCTGGCTCGACTTCCTGACCGGGATCGTCCCGACCGACGTCATCACGCCGTTCACCGAGCTGAACGTGCTGCAGATCGTCTTCATGGCCGCCGTCGCCGGTGTCGCCGCCCTCCAGCTCGGCGAGAAGGCCCAGCCGATCCTGACCCTGAGCGAGTCCGTGCTGGAGCTGCTGCAGAAGGCCCTGTGGTGGGTCATCCGGCTCGCCCCGCTCGGCACCGCCGGCCTCATCGGCCACGCCATCGCCACCTACGGCTGGGACCTGATCGGCAAGTACGCCACCTTCACCGCCGACATCTACATCGGCTGCGCGCTGGTCCTCTTCGGCGTCTACCCGGCGCTGCTCGCCACCGTCGCCAAGGCCAACCCGCTGCAGTTCTTCAAGGGTGCCTGGCCCGCCATCCAGCTGGCCTTCGTCTCCCGCTCCTCCGTCGGCACCATGCCGGTGACGCAGAAGGTGACCGAGCGCCTCGGCGTGCCGAAGGAGTACGCGTCCTTCGCGGTGCCGTTCGGCGCCACCACCAAGATGGACGGCTGCGCCGCCGTCTACCCGGCGATCGCCGCGATCTTCGTCGCGCAGATCTTCGACATCCAGCTGGGCGTCGGCGACTACCTGCTGATCGCGTTCGTGTCCGTGGTCGGCTCCGCCGCCACCGCCGGCCTCACCGGCGCCACGGTCATGCTGACCCTCACCCTGTCCACGCTGGGCCTGCCCATGGAGGGCGTGGGTCTGCTGCTGGCCATCGAC includes:
- a CDS encoding DUF4229 domain-containing protein, with translation MLRYTLMRLGIFAGCLLVVWGLVYSGIAPRGLGASNGLWVVLLALVISAPISFVVLRGERDRASEQIVRKVDRLKAGFEADRSQEDRADDAARAQGQTS
- a CDS encoding GNAT family N-acetyltransferase codes for the protein MALTFTLDPAVTPELRDGILDLWTDVSNAGGAVGFVPPVERETVRPELVRHLVAMAEGRARLLVGHDEEGRVAATAFFHFNTHRLMAHWAWLYTVMVHPRHQGKGYGRDLLAAAEGAARGFDGIEAIRLTCRGGLGLERFYGSCGYKEVGRVPAAIRVAPGDDRDDVIMLLPLG
- a CDS encoding dicarboxylate/amino acid:cation symporter, yielding MSVSANTKSFKLPFWAQILAGLVLGVGLGWLARSQDVSWLVTTLEKTGGIFVGLLKLAVAPLVFFAILVSITNLRKVNNAARLAGRTLLWFMITSLIAVAIGLAIGLVTNPGAGTGLTPKDGELPEKTGSWLDFLTGIVPTDVITPFTELNVLQIVFMAAVAGVAALQLGEKAQPILTLSESVLELLQKALWWVIRLAPLGTAGLIGHAIATYGWDLIGKYATFTADIYIGCALVLFGVYPALLATVAKANPLQFFKGAWPAIQLAFVSRSSVGTMPVTQKVTERLGVPKEYASFAVPFGATTKMDGCAAVYPAIAAIFVAQIFDIQLGVGDYLLIAFVSVVGSAATAGLTGATVMLTLTLSTLGLPMEGVGLLLAIDPILDMMRTATNVAGQALVPVIVSAREGLLDRTAYDSVGAGSPVDEPAPVVADEPGAVKATA
- a CDS encoding putative leader peptide, giving the protein MKPAVVSVDAPPRSVPLVARLHVDLCRCASAGCPR